Proteins co-encoded in one Ictalurus punctatus breed USDA103 chromosome 18, Coco_2.0, whole genome shotgun sequence genomic window:
- the haus1 gene encoding HAUS augmin-like complex subunit 1 isoform X1, translating to MEDTGTSSYRKVNRWLETVFGAEGVPGFEVNTRTVELLDQLAQISELRCSEVSLLTDDYRHKAAEYSSDAAHLQEVLHQGVGLQPGGVPKSTSDFLSVLEGTAEVLKVKDTSMGSFVPAINKLTNDLAEAEKTDRKLGQELAAVRKKMAATMILRKKLQEDLNKIAQVQQVEAATAEERLLNMDFMKNKSRDLTYRNKIAQDKLASRQMKDSLTHQAIVQLAEKITALKQEIAPLLKKLEPFNDLSPSPALARVAIEEVKRELEALDAELEQKVDLMNTLSR from the exons ATGGAGGACACCGGCACGAGCTCATATAGAAAG GTGAACCGGTGGCTCGAGACGGTGTTCGGTGCTGAAGGAGTCCCGGGTTTTGAAGTGAACACGCGCACGGTTGAGCTGCTGGACCAGCTGGCGCAGATCAGCGAGCTGAGGTGTTCAGAAGTGTCCTTACTCACAGACGATTACAGACACAAAGCAGCAGAGTACAGCAGCGATG CCGCCCACCTGCAGGAAGTGCTACATCAGGGTGTCGGGCTTCAACCCGGAGGTGTTCCCAAATCCACCTCCgattttttgtctgtgttagAGGGTACTGCTGAGGTCCTTAAAGTTAAAGACACATCAATGGGAAG CTTTGTCCCTGCAATTAATAAACTGACCAATGACCTGGCCGAGGCAGAGAAGACCGACAGGAAATTGGGACAGGAGCTCGCTGCTGTGAGGAAAAAGATGGCTGCCACGATGATTCTCCGGAAAAAACTTCAAGA ggaCTTGAACAAGATTGCACAGGTCCAGCAGGTTGAGGCTGCTACAGCTGAAGAGAGATTGCTCAATATGGACTTCATGAAGAACAAATCTAGAGACCTGACCTACAGAAATAAGATAGcacag GACAAGCTGGCTTCCAGACAGATGAaggactcactcactcatcaggCTATTGTGCAGCTTGCAGAA AAAATCACAGCGCTGAAACAGGAAATCGCGCCGCTCTTGAAGAAACTGGAGCCGTTTAATGACCTGAGCCCT AGTCCCGCTCTGGCTCGGGTTGCAATTGAAGAGGTGAAAAGAGAGCTG GAAGCCCTGGATGCTGAACTAGAGCAGAAGGTTGATTTGATGAACACTTTATCGAGGTGA
- the haus1 gene encoding HAUS augmin-like complex subunit 1 isoform X2, with protein sequence MCEKNKRVNRWLETVFGAEGVPGFEVNTRTVELLDQLAQISELRCSEVSLLTDDYRHKAAEYSSDAAHLQEVLHQGVGLQPGGVPKSTSDFLSVLEGTAEVLKVKDTSMGSFVPAINKLTNDLAEAEKTDRKLGQELAAVRKKMAATMILRKKLQEDLNKIAQVQQVEAATAEERLLNMDFMKNKSRDLTYRNKIAQDKLASRQMKDSLTHQAIVQLAEKITALKQEIAPLLKKLEPFNDLSPSPALARVAIEEVKRELEALDAELEQKVDLMNTLSR encoded by the exons ATGTGTGAAAAGAACAAGAGG GTGAACCGGTGGCTCGAGACGGTGTTCGGTGCTGAAGGAGTCCCGGGTTTTGAAGTGAACACGCGCACGGTTGAGCTGCTGGACCAGCTGGCGCAGATCAGCGAGCTGAGGTGTTCAGAAGTGTCCTTACTCACAGACGATTACAGACACAAAGCAGCAGAGTACAGCAGCGATG CCGCCCACCTGCAGGAAGTGCTACATCAGGGTGTCGGGCTTCAACCCGGAGGTGTTCCCAAATCCACCTCCgattttttgtctgtgttagAGGGTACTGCTGAGGTCCTTAAAGTTAAAGACACATCAATGGGAAG CTTTGTCCCTGCAATTAATAAACTGACCAATGACCTGGCCGAGGCAGAGAAGACCGACAGGAAATTGGGACAGGAGCTCGCTGCTGTGAGGAAAAAGATGGCTGCCACGATGATTCTCCGGAAAAAACTTCAAGA ggaCTTGAACAAGATTGCACAGGTCCAGCAGGTTGAGGCTGCTACAGCTGAAGAGAGATTGCTCAATATGGACTTCATGAAGAACAAATCTAGAGACCTGACCTACAGAAATAAGATAGcacag GACAAGCTGGCTTCCAGACAGATGAaggactcactcactcatcaggCTATTGTGCAGCTTGCAGAA AAAATCACAGCGCTGAAACAGGAAATCGCGCCGCTCTTGAAGAAACTGGAGCCGTTTAATGACCTGAGCCCT AGTCCCGCTCTGGCTCGGGTTGCAATTGAAGAGGTGAAAAGAGAGCTG GAAGCCCTGGATGCTGAACTAGAGCAGAAGGTTGATTTGATGAACACTTTATCGAGGTGA